The Scleropages formosus chromosome 21, fSclFor1.1, whole genome shotgun sequence DNA segment GAAGCAGCGGCAGCGCGCGGAGGGCACGCGAGGGGCGGCGCGAGCGCTGCCGCCGTGGATGCGCCTCTACTTCTACGGCATGCACGGGATCACGCTGGACGTGGTCCTGTCGTCGGTGCACGCGTTCCTGGAGGACAGCGACCCGCGGCTGCTGGGCTTCTCGTCGCCCTACCTGTGCGTCGTGCACTCGGTGAGCCACTTCGTGCTGGAGAAGATCTACTCGCAGAAGAAGAGCTTTCGGGGGCCACCCGCGCTCTTCCACTGCGTCTTCTACCCCTGCGTGTACATCGGTCTGCAGGCGCTCATCGGAAACACGCTGGTGGCGGCGAGCGATCGCGCCGGGCTCTCGGCGACGCGGCTCGCGCTCCAGTACGTGATCGCGCTCTACTACTCGCAGGTGTTCCACAGGGGCTTCCTGCGCCTGCAGTACCGCCGTCCGGCGGGGCGCGAATCGCAcgcgccgctgccgccgccgccgccgtcgccgccgTCGCCTCGGGGCTCCGAGCGCGCGCTGCCGGGCCCCGTGCGCTTCGCCTTCTTCGGCATGCACGGCTTCCTGGACGAGGTGGTCTTCACCTCCGTGTTCAACCTGATCGAGAAGTCGGGCGGCAGCCTGCGCGGACACACGTCCCTCTGGTCCTTCCTCATGTACGGCAGCTGCAGCTTCGTCGTGGAGAAGCTCTACGTGCACCTGCACTTCGAGCGCGGCTGGAACGCGTGGAAGAGGCTGCCCATCTACGTGGGCTTCATCTACGCGTGGGAGCTGTCGTGGGGCCTGGCGCTGCGCCGCTACAACGCGTGCTCGTGGGACTACTCGCACTACCCGCTCAACTTCATGGGGCTCGTTACGCTGCTCTACCTGCCCGGGTGGGTGTGTCTGAGCCTGTACCAGGACGTGCTCTCCAACGTGCTCATGTGCGTCGTTTGCGCCCGGGACGACGCTCCGCGGGGGGCTTCGATCCAAAGACAGGCTGGCGCGCGCGGCATGTTAACGCCCGCCGTGCGCTGCTCCGCGACACGAAACGGCGCAGAGTAACACGTGCATTTCTTCCCCTGCTGACGTGGCTCAAAACGGGTTTCTGTTTTCTTACGTGAAAATATTCGTACAATTTCAGACCCTTTCCTTAGTCCAGCGCTGGCGCACCGCTGTGGCTTTTCTTCACGCGCGTCGTGCGCGACGTACAGCTGTTCCACGGACTGCTGAGCAGAGAAACCCGTGAGATCCCCCTGCTCTTCTGATACACGTGCTTCACAAAGttcctttcattatttattttttcttttgttctttcatggaaaaaataaagataggCCTTCAGATCTACTCCAGACGCATATAATAATATGCGGAGCAGAGCGGCAACAGCGCAGATGGTCCCCGCTAGACACGCACCGtgataaaaaataatggaatcaTGTAACTTATCAAAAATTCATCGCTTGCTATATTTGGGTAATTGTTGTATGATTTTCCGCATACATACAATTGCTCATTGCTGCAGAAAACTGTACAGTACTATACTGTAAAAGATAATGCACAGGTATAGGATTCTCTTCAGTAATAACCTTTTAAAAATCAGAAAGcgcaataaaattttaaaacatgaaaatgcttATTTATCATGACTTTCGGTTTCAGCGACTTGTCTGTGGGGTAGAGTGTCCCTTGGCCAGACAGTGGCAAGTGAAGTAAGAAGCAACATGTCTGTAGAGCAGCGGGGGACCATCTGTGCTGTACTTGGCAAGGTACTCAAACGAGGCACAATCCTCAGTTTTATGATGCCAGTCTTTTCAGTGATAAGACCCAGGTGAAGAAGAGTAGTTAGGAAGCACTTCTCTGATgagtgaattgaattgaactgaactgaattgaactgaactgaattgaactgaattgaagactttattgtcattgtactgtgtGAGTGACGCTTCTCATAAGCCGATCCAAGACAGTGTAGGGCAACATCGGTTGAACGCAGTGCCTTTGGCCATGAACTAATGGTGCTGGACCAAATACTCAGCATCAGTGTCTGGTACCCGGCTCCTGGGAACAGGGACGGAGCGGTGAgtgtcccggggggggggggtgaccctGCGATGACACTCCCAGTCTCTACTATGTAAATACGGACCAAGCTGCAATCCAGGTACTGCATTTGCAAAGTCAGCCACTTGTTGCCGGGGTGAGGTAATGATATTTGTTTACACCAGTTACCATGGATGTTGTTTTACACTTCAGCTACTGAAAGCTGGAGTCAAAGGGCTCAGGGATAAGACACCTTTAAACTGTGGGTTTGGAATTAGCCtttatttgtcatatttatgCCTTCTTCCTTGGCGACTTTAGggttaatttctgtttttatctttcttttcACTGTAATATTATACATACCTACAGTACTGcctgttatgtaaatgtttattctaATGGAGCCTGTATAGTCTTTCAGAGGACCACACATTTGGTCttgttttaaaatcatttaaacctttaaaacacttcaAGGCCCTTACACTGTGATGTCACTGGCAGGTTGAGATCAGGTTTCCTCCGCTGGCAGTAGATAAACTGACGGAGGCCCAAAGTTCATCACATGGCATTTTTCTATCGCTCATTCTGGAAAATTCAGGACGGAACTTGTTGCTCCCAAGACGCAGATATGTAACATGACTTCAATAAATTTGTCAGCACCTCTTCTCAGACTTTCATGTAAAAACAGACAATAAACTAAGCTGATAGATCTTGACCCTGgggttcattttattttattgtcagtAATAAAAGCATTGAAAATACGCATTTATAACCCAGAGTGCCAGAGGTACACattcaataaaatatgtatgCGCCTAAAAGCCtcatgtttattatttaagTCGCATAGATATTTGAGACTCTCAGTCAGTTTTCCACACAGAACATAGTATCACATCTCCATTGTACTCtgtgtgtactttgttttgttaaacGGGTTACAGGTACAAATCCACTGTTCATCTTGGCTCAAGAAGAGACGATTCAAGCTGTTGAGAGAATAGGGTTATCAGGGACCTTTCAGTTACTTCCTGAATGTGTTAGTGGaatgttgccatggagaccatgATACGCCCAACCAGAGACAACAAGTGAGTCTCAGCTGCTATTCCAGGGATGTGCCCTACTTCTTTATCTGTCATTAACACCGAGCAAATATTTGTCTGTCACAGCAAATAGGCTTATAGTAGCTCAGTATCCATTCTTCTTTTTCAATTATTCATAACCCGTACGTTTTTACTGCCTTAATTATGCTGACTTTACTGGAAGTTTTGCCTAGTGATCAATAAAGAGAAGCAGAACTTTGCACTTTGCTGTTGCGTGCTATAAATGGGTTCTGCAATGAGATGACGGATCCACCATCAGCTACGACTTCCTCGTCGTTGCTTCATAATTTCATTTCTGCGATCTCACTGTTATCAATGCAGCAGAAAGTCGATGTTGTTTTAATTCCTGCATGGGTTTGGCCGTGTTGTTCCCTATGTTTTTAATCAGCTCACATGGCCTGTCTAAAGACAAAGTTCGATATTGTCCACTCTTTGCAGGACTTTTTCAATAGAGAATGGTCCACCAATGACACTgactttgtgaaaaaaaaaataattttatgtaaatgaatcCATGTGATTATTGTCAGACCTGGTTATCCAATGTCATCTTCTTCTCCCCAGTGGAACTTACATAGTTGGCCTCTTTGTGTGATACTACTGTGTCTTCTAAGATCAAGACCTCCTCTGACGAACCACTGATATTTAAAGCAGACACTCAGCTAAGCTCTTTTCTAGAGTTAAGAAGGTTAAGACACTAATGGTGTTTGTTCCACTCTAATGCTCTGAAGAGTTTTATGCCTTTTGCTCCATTACGGTATACTTGGTAGGAAAATCtcattcctttttctttctctgatcttgtgatccatccatccatccattgtcaacaactgcttgtcctcctGTAATCCATATTTGttcattctgatttttttttaatttgaagtcATAGCAATCACAGTGAGCCTCCTTCTTAGTACTTACTACATAATGGAagattaaatacataaaatgcctccaatatatttttttaaagtgtactTAGAGTGGAAGATGAAGCCAGTACTTTAGACCTTTAAATTAATATTGCTTCATTCACTAATTACATTATAAACCCATTtgacaaatatttacttttacttataTAACTGTCAGTTAAACGAGCAATAAGCACTTGATGGAATTTAAACTTTGCTAAAATAAATTGCATCCTGAATGACACTGTCACATGATACCAAGTAATCAAATAATCACACTGCATTTACTGCGGATTTTTATCTTAAAACGTACTGTACGGGTGCTTTTGTCAGAGGTATTAAAGCACATCTGATTTGTGAGTGTTGAGAAAAAATCCCCGATCAAGGACGACACAAGGACCTCAAGCGTAACTCCAGGAAAATTTTGAGATAattcttaataaaaataaatgcaatccTCTAAGTGCAGACAACATCAAATTATACATACGGGATAGCACCTGATGACACGTCGGACAGCTTAGAAGGACTCGTGGAGAAAAGTGGAGCAAGAAGATCTGCGCCCATGAATGTTCTGGTTCTAAAATCTCATGGAAAATAGTGTGAATGCCAGAAGTTGGCCTGCACAGGTCCAGGTGTGCTCCTGGA contains these protein-coding regions:
- the tmem229a gene encoding transmembrane protein 229A gives rise to the protein MASGRRDSQSARRLDGATPRKQRQRAEGTRGAARALPPWMRLYFYGMHGITLDVVLSSVHAFLEDSDPRLLGFSSPYLCVVHSVSHFVLEKIYSQKKSFRGPPALFHCVFYPCVYIGLQALIGNTLVAASDRAGLSATRLALQYVIALYYSQVFHRGFLRLQYRRPAGRESHAPLPPPPPSPPSPRGSERALPGPVRFAFFGMHGFLDEVVFTSVFNLIEKSGGSLRGHTSLWSFLMYGSCSFVVEKLYVHLHFERGWNAWKRLPIYVGFIYAWELSWGLALRRYNACSWDYSHYPLNFMGLVTLLYLPGWVCLSLYQDVLSNVLMCVVCARDDAPRGASIQRQAGARGMLTPAVRCSATRNGAE